One genomic segment of Clavelina lepadiformis chromosome 3, kaClaLepa1.1, whole genome shotgun sequence includes these proteins:
- the LOC143450694 gene encoding hippocalcin-like protein 4, with the protein MGQQKSKISPKDLNELVNHTDFTEQEIQQWFKSFKRDCPSGILSLKEFEKLYKDFFPNGDAKSFAEHAFRTFDANGDGTIDFREFMCALSVTSRGTFEDKLNWAYNMYDQDKDGHVTKKEMLEIMKAIYKMVGKEKLEEVITDGLSPEQRVDRMFNIMDNDGDHQITLEEFKQAANKDPKLVMLLQVGSNGSVS; encoded by the exons ATGGGACAGCAAAAGTCTAAGATATCCCCAAAAGATTTGAACGAATTGGTTAATCACACCGATTTCACCGAACAGGAGATCCAGCAATGGTTTAAGTCTTTTAAACGGGACTGCCCCTCCGGCATTTTGTCCTTGAAGGAGTTTGAAAAATTATACAAGGATTTTTTTCCGAATGGTGACGCAAAATCTTTTGCTGAACACGCGTTTAG GACCTTCGATGCCAATGGGGATGGAACAATCGACTTCCGCGAGTTCATGTGCGCTTTGTCGGTGACGTCACGGGGTACGTTTGAAGATAAACTGAATTGGGCTTACAACATGTACGATCAAGATAAAGATGGTCATGTGACAAAGAAGGAGATGCTGGAAATTATGAAG GCCATATACAAGATGGTTGGTAAAGAAAAGTTGGAGGAAGTTATCACTGACGGCCTGTCGCCTGAACAAAGGGTGGATCGCATGTTTAACATTATGGACAATGACGGCGACCATCAAATTACACTGGAGGAATTCAAACAGGCCGCCAATAAGGATCCAAAACTTGTGATGCTTTTGCAGGTCGGAAGCAACGGAAGTGTATCATAA
- the LOC143450308 gene encoding hippocalcin-like protein 4: MGQRESKLPPRELKDLFYRTDFSEKEIQEYYKSFKKRYPSGIMTTEDLMRLYNSFFAIGDSTSFAELVFRTFDKNRDEKIDFSEILCALSLSLRGSLDQRLLQSFNMFDQDMDGEITSEDMLVIMKAIYKLIGEDSMERQYTGGRSPEQYVKHLFNIMDKNGDRLVSWNEFTEAAYRDPTFLKLMELCRSGSHLHGVRSEGDAEGLQKVACGLSRMCNIS; encoded by the exons ATGGGGCAACGGGAGTCGAAGCTACCTCCAAGAGaattaaaagatttgttttaccGCACTGATTTCAGCGAAAAAGAGATCCAGGAATATTACAAATCGTTTAAAAAGAGATACCCTTCAGGAATTATGACAACGGAAGATCTAATGAGGTTATACAATAGCTTTTTTGCAATCGGGGACTCGACGTCCTTTGCCGAACTCGTGTTCAG GACCTTCGATAAAAATAGAGATGAAAAAATCGACTTTAGCGAAATCCTGTGTGCTTTATCGTTATCGTTGCGGGGTTCGTTGGATCAACGATTACTGCAGTCGTTCAACATGTTCGATCAAGATATGGATGGTGAAATAACTAGCGAAGATATGCTGGTAATCATGAAG GCCATATACAAGTTGATTGGTGAAGATAGTATGGAAAGGCAGTACACTGGTGGCCGCTCGCCTGAACAATATGTAAAACACCTGTTCAACATCATGGACAAGAACGGCGACCGATTGGTTTCATGGAATGAATTCACAGAAGCGGCTTACAGAGATCCGACGTTCCTAAAGCTAATGGAACTCTGCCGCAGTGGCA GCCATCTACACGGGGTACGGTCAGAAGGCGATGCAGAAGGACTTCAAAAAGTTGCCTGTGGCCTTAGTAGAATGTGCAACATAAGTTAA
- the LOC143450310 gene encoding neurocalcin homolog, which translates to MGQHKSRSSGSALSQLKTSTRFTEEEIQEYYELFKYEYPTGKIAVEDFKRIYRKSYVIGDPSSFAEHAFRWLDANGDGTIDFYEYLSAMSVTLRGTLEEKLEAAFNMYDQDKDGAISKQEMHKLFTAISEMFGQRKMEEKLLGGETLDQYVDHMFAHLDQNHDGQITLDEFIEGFKNDESIKALSQI; encoded by the exons atGGGACAGCATAAGTCAAGATCATCAGGGAGCGCTTTAAGTCAGCTGAAAACGAGCACAAGGTTTACAGAAGAAGAGATCCAAGAATATTACGAGTTGTTCAAATATGAATACCCTACTGGTAAAATAGCCGTGGAAGATTTTAAACGAATATACAGGAAGTCTTATGTCATTGGTGACCCTTCGTCTTTCGCCGAACACGCGTTTAg GTGGTTGGATGCAAATGGGGATGGAACAATCGACTTTTACGAGTACTTGTCTGCTATGTCAGTAACGTTACGAGGAACACttgaagaaaaattagaaGCGGCGTTCAACATGTACGATCAAGATAAGGATGGTGCAATATCGAAGCAGGAGATGCACAAGCTTTTTACG GCTATTTCTGAAATGTTCGGTCAAAGAAAAATGGAGGAAAAACTTCTCGGAGGTGAAACACTTGACCAGTACGTGGATCACATGtttgcccacttggatcaaaACCATGACGGACAAATTACGTTGGATGAATTCATTGAGGGGTTTAAGAATGATGAGAGTATTAAAGCTCTTTCGCAAATTTGA